Proteins co-encoded in one Helicobacter sp. 11S03491-1 genomic window:
- a CDS encoding ATP-binding protein, giving the protein MKKILAASLLLSTLLFGSSILLKNSQDIDGFNSPESVFVNGKDVYVSNVGIKLEPLAKDNDGYISKLDSSGKIIEHKFISGMNAPKGMSIIGDVLYVVDIDVLKGFNLKNKKLVFELPITNAIFLNDIAVLDKNTLYVSDTGTGTIHQINLKNKTYKTLVALDIKKYGGPNGLLIDKKNHKLYSVGYDPIGDNGGVVISINLNTKTHKPHQISNIRGQLDGVAFDSKGNLLVSSWGEGLKGMIYSIDANGKATQLDLPPMAGPADIFYDGKYLWIPKMAENKVLKIRY; this is encoded by the coding sequence ATGAAGAAAATTCTAGCTGCAAGCTTATTGTTATCAACATTGTTATTTGGAAGTTCTATTTTATTGAAAAATAGCCAAGACATTGATGGGTTTAATTCTCCTGAAAGTGTTTTTGTAAATGGCAAAGACGTTTATGTATCTAATGTGGGGATCAAACTTGAACCTTTAGCAAAAGATAATGATGGTTATATTTCCAAACTTGATTCTAGTGGCAAAATTATTGAACACAAGTTTATAAGTGGTATGAATGCCCCTAAAGGCATGTCTATCATAGGAGATGTGTTGTATGTCGTAGATATTGATGTCTTAAAAGGCTTCAATCTTAAGAATAAAAAATTAGTTTTTGAATTACCCATAACAAATGCTATTTTTCTTAATGATATTGCTGTTTTGGATAAAAATACCCTCTATGTAAGTGATACCGGGACAGGAACTATTCATCAAATAAATCTCAAAAATAAAACTTATAAAACTTTAGTAGCTTTGGATATTAAAAAATATGGTGGGCCTAATGGTTTGCTAATAGATAAAAAAAATCATAAGCTCTATAGTGTAGGTTATGATCCAATAGGGGATAATGGAGGCGTTGTCATCTCTATTAACCTAAATACAAAAACTCACAAACCACATCAAATTTCTAATATTAGAGGACAATTAGATGGTGTTGCTTTTGATTCCAAAGGTAACCTTTTGGTAAGCAGTTGGGGTGAGGGTTTAAAAGGTATGATTTATAGTATAGATGCCAATGGGAAAGCCACTCAATTAGATCTTCCTCCAATGGCAGGTCCGGCAGATATTTTCTATGATGGCAAATATCTTTGGATTCCAAAAATGGCTGAAAATAAAGTTCTCAAAATTAGATATTAA
- the ciaB gene encoding invasion protein CiaB, translating to MLENQNILEKFQVDLKEFYILIQTQSEQINKIYKIFDDTLDEDVDKYFKILTQLCNRIGLKADKPTLMAMCDRIANLKEGPIIQVLKNHQKSNSEILVAKRLLLNFVSHFYAQKHQDLLSEIRRKKLLSEFYREILLGIHHIGLAMNNFFESWQDSLIDGINKNMQRLYGDEKSLEFLAPSIDKEEVGGRLICSDRSYSIPKKLGDRYISIPYVVAFDIEIKAIIKTIEKLLSKLENLEDNIYNKKQAYMDYFVALKNAFGESHKDKLIEKWREVDICWMDIDTPLQIGHPLEYYEDRYRHSVAPEWDIRIANPDKMTDKRVQNSIQKMFLDLSKKLDANEEFISFISQALQKVKTYNGLPTLYYGADMNGLFSAQVVPNDEVVSKKFGKKIFAFGDKIIQSARSKPKMKLNYETFQKDYLQEARDILFENEQLWHLVYDITTNGHEFGHILWIEEDTQRLMNADGDFKNIEEFKATCSGLVAFFQKTYDPIEFQAVMSETIRRSVGLMAWREQEEVLPYYCEGLIHLYGAFISGVLEFNPDKKPVLEVYKDKYDNLKEWYIQTYESLVKHYINKFPSGEWLKNFVIKNEKCYQSKLNLSNVFIEWYWKKYQEVGQEIL from the coding sequence ATGCTAGAAAATCAAAATATTTTAGAAAAATTTCAAGTTGATTTAAAGGAATTTTATATTTTAATCCAAACTCAATCAGAGCAAATTAATAAAATTTACAAAATTTTTGATGATACTTTGGATGAAGATGTTGATAAATATTTTAAAATTCTCACTCAATTATGCAATCGAATTGGGTTAAAAGCAGATAAACCAACTTTAATGGCGATGTGTGATCGAATCGCAAATCTTAAAGAAGGACCCATAATACAGGTGTTAAAAAATCATCAAAAAAGCAATTCCGAAATTTTAGTTGCCAAAAGACTTTTGTTGAATTTTGTAAGTCATTTCTATGCGCAAAAACATCAAGACTTATTGTCTGAAATTCGGAGAAAAAAGCTTTTGAGTGAATTTTATCGTGAAATTCTTTTGGGCATACATCATATTGGGCTTGCAATGAATAATTTTTTTGAAAGTTGGCAAGATAGTTTGATTGATGGTATTAATAAAAATATGCAAAGACTTTATGGGGATGAAAAGTCTCTTGAATTTTTAGCTCCCAGTATAGACAAAGAAGAAGTGGGGGGTAGGTTAATTTGTTCAGATAGGAGTTATTCAATTCCCAAAAAACTTGGCGATAGATATATTTCTATTCCTTATGTTGTTGCATTTGATATAGAAATCAAAGCAATTATCAAAACTATTGAAAAACTTTTATCAAAATTAGAAAATTTAGAGGACAATATTTATAATAAAAAACAAGCTTATATGGATTATTTTGTGGCATTAAAAAACGCTTTTGGAGAAAGCCATAAAGATAAACTAATTGAAAAATGGAGGGAAGTAGATATTTGTTGGATGGATATAGATACTCCTTTGCAAATAGGACACCCGCTTGAATATTATGAAGATAGATATCGACATTCTGTTGCTCCTGAATGGGATATAAGGATTGCTAATCCTGATAAAATGACTGATAAAAGAGTTCAAAATTCTATTCAGAAAATGTTTTTGGATCTTAGTAAAAAATTAGATGCAAATGAAGAATTTATATCCTTTATTTCTCAAGCTTTACAAAAAGTAAAAACTTACAATGGGCTGCCAACACTTTATTATGGAGCGGATATGAATGGACTTTTTTCTGCACAAGTGGTTCCCAACGACGAAGTAGTATCTAAAAAATTTGGTAAAAAAATTTTTGCTTTTGGGGATAAAATCATTCAATCTGCACGAAGTAAACCTAAGATGAAATTAAATTATGAAACTTTCCAAAAAGATTACTTACAAGAAGCCAGAGATATTTTATTTGAAAATGAACAATTGTGGCATTTGGTATATGATATCACAACCAACGGGCATGAATTTGGACATATTCTTTGGATTGAGGAGGATACACAAAGATTGATGAATGCTGATGGAGATTTTAAAAATATTGAAGAATTCAAAGCAACATGCAGTGGGCTAGTGGCATTTTTTCAAAAAACCTATGATCCTATAGAATTCCAAGCAGTCATGAGTGAAACTATTCGAAGAAGTGTAGGGTTAATGGCATGGAGAGAACAAGAAGAGGTTTTGCCTTATTATTGTGAAGGGTTGATTCATTTATATGGAGCATTTATTAGCGGGGTATTGGAATTTAATCCTGATAAAAAACCTGTTTTAGAAGTCTATAAAGATAAATATGACAATCTTAAAGAGTGGTATATCCAAACTTATGAATCATTGGTAAAACATTACATCAATAAATTTCCCTCCGGAGAATGGCTTAAAAATTTTGTGATAAAAAATGAGAAATGCTACCAATCAAAATTAAATCTTAGCAATGTATTTATTGAATGGTATTGGAAAAAGTATCAAGAAGTAGGACAAGAAATTTTATAA
- a CDS encoding P-II family nitrogen regulator, with protein MEKILKIEITTREEKLKELQNSLDKIGICGMTIINVVGYGNQKGKTEVYRGNALQVNMIPKIRIEIISSQSQAQEIISIAKKILNTGKVGDGKIVLIPIENIIRIRTAEEGLDAI; from the coding sequence ATGGAAAAAATTTTAAAAATAGAGATTACAACACGAGAAGAAAAGCTTAAAGAGCTTCAAAATTCTCTTGATAAAATAGGGATTTGCGGAATGACTATCATAAATGTTGTTGGTTATGGGAATCAAAAAGGAAAAACAGAAGTCTATAGAGGCAATGCGCTTCAAGTAAATATGATTCCAAAAATTCGCATTGAAATTATTTCTTCTCAATCTCAAGCTCAAGAAATTATTTCTATAGCAAAAAAAATTCTCAATACCGGAAAAGTTGGGGATGGAAAAATTGTTTTAATTCCAATAGAAAATATTATACGTATTCGAACTGCAGAAGAAGGTCTAGACGCAATTTAA